DNA from Chelonia mydas isolate rCheMyd1 chromosome 3, rCheMyd1.pri.v2, whole genome shotgun sequence:
tattgaaaatatccaccagctttggggattgtctgccccattcttcgcagttcaccctaattgagtgacctcagctggcccccccccccaggaacccCGGTCACAGtatttgtaaaacctgggaaaaaacaaaaacaaataatcaaactaGAAAACCCTGAACCGATAGAGGTCATGCAGGGGGTCAATTAAAGTGACCAAAATGATAAATGAGAACATAACCTGCGAGTATTGGGGGCGAATATATACTAAACTGCAAAAGTTTGCAATGTATGAGCAGACAGCCtcatttttccccccccccccagtcatttCTATTAGACAgtcattttttccattaatgcagCAGTAGAGAGCTCTCTAAGCCTGTCTGTGTATGAGGGAGGACTTGCAAATTTCTATTTTCTCAaaataactcttttggccactAAAATAGTTACTGCAACCCCATTTCTTAGTCACTAtagcttttaagtgtagactaggcttTAGTTAAACTAGAGCAACTTTATGTGAACATTTAAGATAATGAAGTCTGATTCTACACCAACATTGTGAAATACACAAGCCTGTCCCCTTGTTAGTAGGAGCAGGCTTGGGGCAAGCTGTTCCAAAGTCTGAGGAAAGAGTGGGAAGGTAGCTTCTTAAGGTCTGACCTGCCATTAagagactcctgaaagaggtggCACAACATTTGCCCAaggggagtgtgatggggtgccCACCCCTACAAGGCCTGGAGGGGTTAAAGTGGCTAGGcaggccaattaactgcccaggctaCACCCGAGGAAGGAAACAGGGCACAGGCCTCAAACTGGAAATGGGTgaagctgggcaggaacaggagggggCCTGTACAAAGCCCAGGAGCTGTGAGCAGCAAGAGGCTGCAAGGAAGTCGTCTGCAGCCACTCCCTGCGGGGAGGGAGCTTGTGCTGGCAGAAAGAGGGGGAAGCCAGAtaagtaggaagaagcccagggaaacagcagcaaggggtagGACCATACAGACCTGGGCTGCTTTTATAGGGtcactgggctggaacccagtgtagagggcaggtctgggttcccctaccagccactgggaagtggtgCAGGGCATTGGAGCCGCCTGCTAGACAGCTGATCCAGAAGGATTTTGACTTCCCCGTAAGGGGAGGAtctcagtgactcagccagagggccAAACCACAAACAGGAAgctgcaggtctgggaaagagAGGGGTCACAGAGTGAAAGAGATGACGGGTAGAGACACCACCAAAGGTGGGCAGCACCTGGCAAGATCTAATCCCCTGAGCTGCCGGGGGAAGCACCATGTGCAATGAGTGGATCCCGTGTCAGAAAGACTGAGAAAGGCATCAGGAAAAGCAGAAGAGTTCACGCACACAAGATGCTGAATTAATTACAGAGATGGAGCCCTTCATGCAGGaacctcctcctctcctcttccatcGAGAAGACAGAGTTCTTGGGAGGGAACCCTATTTCCATGGATCTTTTCTTCTTCATGGTCTTCCTCCTCCAATGGCTTGTGAGGAAAATCTGCTTTTTGTTGTGGGGACGGGTTGCTGTCAGGTGGTGCCCatacgtaagaacagccatactgggtcagaccaatggtccatctagcccagtattccaTCTTCCAACAGTCGGAGGTgctaaatgcttcagagggaatgatccatcccctgttgtccagtcccagcttctggcagtcaaaggctaattgccattgatggacctattctccattaacttatctaattcttttttgaacccaggttatatttttggccttcacaataacCCCTGCTGACaagttccacacgttgactgtacgttgtgtgaggaagtacttccttatgtttgtttcaaaccaactgcctattaatttcattgggtgaccccgggTTCTTGTTATGTgggggaaataacacttccttattcactttctccactttATAGACTCATATTCCACCTCACCTCCTCATACTTGTTCCTTTTCTAAGatgaagttttttttaatctctcttcatataaaagctgttccatactcctaaatcatttttgctgcccttctctgtccttCTTTCAggattttgggggttttttgtttgtttgttttgagatggggcaagcaaatcagcacacagtattcaaggtgaaggcgtaccatggatttatataggggcatgatatttgctgtcttatCTACCCACACACCAGTACAGCTTTGCTCGTCTTCCCAAATTCAGGGCATGCTGCCAGCTGTAAGGGGCTAGGACAATGAGTACAGTCAGGTGTCACAGCAGAAGGCTGCAGTGAAGAGCTGAAGAACACTACCTCTATTTTCTTGCTTTAAACTTACTTTGTTTGTTTCTACACTATTGTTCTCTAGTCCAAGACAAACCCAGACTTTTTAAAGTGACTCAGCTAGAAATAAGTGTTGCTGCAATTTGGTTGGTGGGAAGGGCACAGTAAAGAAATagcagaaaaattcttccatgtTATTGGACAACTCTTGCCTGACGGACCACTAAAGACGATATGCCCAGATTCTGTTCAAGTAGTATCCATATCATAGAATAAGTGCATAGGGGAAGCAGAAACCAGTGACACTTCTGTACAGTCTTGGGATACTGGTTTCTTCCACTGCTAGAGAAAATGGCACTAAAGTCGTTCTATTGGTTTAAATAGAAGAGCAACCTGCATCTGAATCTTTTGGACCAAATTTGGATATTTGCACCTAACAGCAGTGACCTCATGTGGAATTATGGAGGTGCACATTTTTTGTATCATTACAGATTATCAGCATGACCCACACAagaatttatttataaaaatctaAGGGCTCCTGTCAAAAGGCTGCGGAGGGTCTTTCAAAACCCAGACACAATGACTGATTATGAACTGCACACCACTATACCAAGTACACGAGAATGGTTAACAAATGGATGAAGCGCTGGAAAAATCTAGAATAGGAAAAAATAATCCTGCATTTCCAGAGAAATGCACTAGATGAACCAACACATCATCTGTCTAAATGTATGCCAGataccattttatttttacacattcTTGAACAAACTAAATGCTTTAAATACTTGTAAATCCCAAATatgtgtgatttaaaaataaagccacattacagttttattaaataagttaagaacagttacaaaaatgtgaaaattttaaaatttattttgaaatatacttATAGGCTCACAGTAAAAAGACTGAACAAAACTGGGCAGgcattaaagtgcactaggacAGTTTACCTGGTCATGCTTAATCCACTAATAAGacttcatttttctgtttctaCTCCCTCATACTGTGCAAGACAAAAAGTTTCAAATTTTGGCTTAGTTATTCATGCACCTTTACAAAAGTACTTTGCTTCCTTTGGGCCCAATGGTATGAGCGCCCTCAAAACACTTCACAGGATACGTTCAGCCCTAGCATTAGGTGAAAATTTTCAGCTAATAGAAATGTCACCAAAAAATGCCTTTTTCAGATCATCAAAAACTATTCCCGAATTTGGGTAAAATCTGACAAacagtttcagccaaaacaaCTTGAAATTTGTGTgtggaaaaagtcaaaacatttcaaccatTTAGAAACATTTCTTTCTGACATTTTGCTTCAAAATGGCATTTCATTATCAAATttggccaatttaaaaaaaacaaaagaacatcaCTACAAAAGAGGGTGAAAAATACCACAAAACtgccaaatcaaaacaaaaacactcatAACGAATATAAACACGAAAAGACTATTTTGACTATCTGAAACGTTTCAGTCAACTGGAAATGAAAGTTTTCCAAGTTTCTCGGTTtgattaaaaatttttaaaaattggtttggtttgcctcaaaacaattttttttttttttttaacttttcggTTCAGcacccaaaccaaaaaatccattatttgctcagttctattcagctctttgcaggctcagGTTCTAAATAATCATGGGTCTAATGCTCACACACAGCTCCTGCTGACTTGTAAGTGCCCCCTAACTCCTAAGTAAATAGGAGATAGAGGTATTGCAAATAGGACGGGGGGACCAATGACAACTATGCTTGCACATTTATGAGCAGAATTTTATCCCATACTCTCCTGTGCATCTTCTTCTCCCTCTGACAACCAAAAGAACAAGATCATCTACAAAATTACTTACAGGGCGTTTTCAAAACTGTTTTGCTACTgggaaatatcaaaatattttgccaaattaaaaacaattagttTCCCAAAATAGGTTTTGAAGTGGATCTGTCACATCTGGgtcaagaaaaaaacccacccagtcGCACTACAGTCCACAGGCAgatttttttgctcttctcttccCTAGAACTATGAAGACCAGGGCTAATCTTTTTTTGCAATGGAATTAAGCTTGCATCCTAACAGTCAGTATTCAAACACCACAAGAGTAACAGTCCAAGTATCCACTTTACCAAAGAGGGGAATTACAATATAGCCCTttgaaaaatacaaacatttgcaTACATATAGCGATACACacaattactcctgggggaattctgcaaaattctgcatattttatttgtcaaaataacacgatataatcatgccagtttcaattattttggtaatttatttcaaaataaatgtcagcaacgatgtctgtaacaatacagacaacaaaaaagattcaggaaatgtttttttgacaaatagattctttaCTAGGCACATTactacagaactctgagtaataattcatttaaactacaatacagaaacgtatttcccacacccctcagaagcagtgcaaaggcctGGGGGAATCAGGGGTGactgaggagctgagggagggggaagtaattgctgggaaggagcctgggtgtgaacttggaggcatgttgggtgtggatgggagaagtATGAAACTGCATCTTTTTtgggcagggagggattgttagggagcctccACCATACAGACGCtgactgacccctagcctctctcaGTCAGGCAGGCACAtctgtccccatccccatgtggctctgcacccccactcagccaccccacgtggccctgcacccctctccctcacttccccatgtgtccctgcacccccactcagtcCCCGACCCAGTCTGtgccccactagcccttctgaaccccagtctgtgacccttTCCCCAGCAGCCCATGCTGTCCGTCCTCCCATATCCCGtgcctcctgacctggccccacGGACAGGgcgctgtgaggaaggcagcctctCCTTCCCTATccgcagctggggctgctcccacctaggagcagctgctctctgttctggcaACACaacagcccctggtgggcaaaaggagtAACTGCAGCACCTTcccagcagaatgtattttctgctgaaaaaaaattctgcaaagcACATAAATTCTGTGCACGCGCAGTtgggcagaattcccccaggagtatacatGATCAGCTGTGTCATAATAAATGTCAAATGAACAAGAACTGGACATTTTAAAGGATATGCACAAAAATTTAGCACACTGAGCACAATGTGTCAGTTTAGCATAATCTTAAAATTACCAATAACTGTAACCAGAGGCATAAAAACCTAAATTTAGGAGCATATTCTGCTGTTACACATGGCGCTTCACTGACTGCAGATGAACTATAAACTGATTTCAGCATGTTTGCATCAGTCCATATGAGCGCAGAATCAGACCACATACTGCACAACAAAACAAAGTTTTTAGACTAATGAAGCAGTGCAACATGCAGCACATTCCCAATTATTGATGTTTTATTCATCTGGAAATTTAGATATCTTCTCAAAAGTTGAATATTACTAACAGTTTCAATGTATTATTTGCTGGTAATAGGAAAGTCCAATCATTTTACTTCAAATAACTGAAATACTGTTCCATATGGACACTCAATGGATTTCAAAAGTGTAATAGACCAAACTTCGTAAACCATTTTTTGCAAAAAGGAAGAGAATCCAGCTAATGCTGTGTTAGTTGTGTTGACTGTGTCAGGCTCATAAGAGCAAAGAGTAGTAAAAACATACTTTGTCAGTAAAGAGGCAGATGCAACTGAATGCACACAAAAGAAGCAGATGACCTGGAGtatgaaaatgccatttttatatTGTTACTTTTCAGATTAGAACCACACTTTAAGGAGAAGGCTTTTCACGATAGAAAATTTAGactcaaattaaataaataaataagcttaAGGCAAAGTCTGTATATGAAGTTGTTAATGTTAAAAGATGTTTGCAACAGAAGCAGCCAAGTTGCACAAGGAATCAacctacagaacagaaatatctgGATTAAGGAAGGTACCATGCTAgtcaaaaagctatttttaatcTGTTCTAGAACCAATGATTCTGGGTACTAATGAAATGTCAGATGTTACACCAAGTCTGATCTCAGCACTACAGCAAACATCTTTGCTTGTTAATATGTGTGTGTTCTCTTCTTGACACAGAAGCTGAGTGATCTAGTTGTGCTACACACATTTAATGTTGTTAATCATACTATGCTACTAAGAAAGTTACAACAGAGTAGTCCTGCAGCTGGCAATTTTGTAATTCATCTTAGTCATAACATACTTTGATGGAAAAGAAAGCCCATTCAACAGGAAGAGTATTTCATTTAATAGAGAAGAGTGGTTCTGCACGCAAAATAGCATGGAGTATAAGGCCGTAAGAAGAGGCTCATCAGTTTAACAAAGTGGCTGTGTTTTGAATTAGACTTTGGGTGTGCGCTTTTGATACACAAACTGAAGTCCTGAATAGTTCATTACTAGGTGTACAAGAGTCTATCCTAAACACTATAAAAAAAAACgctataattttaaaaacagaggaaATACAAATCAGAGATCTAGTTTACTACACGTGACATCTGTTTTGTCATCATCTACCTGTTTTGGGTTTACAGTAGTAGCATCAACAGGACTTAAGTAAAAATCCCTTAATAGTGGCAAAGTTCTTCAGAAGTAGCTGCACTTGTGCATCCACTTGAACAGTCTTGGCTCTCCAAAGTTTGCTCAGTTAGAACAAAATCTAATCAGGAGTGCACTGTCTTTCAAGCTTCCACCTGAAGTCACAAGGACTTCCCACAGCAAATTTTATGAAACATGCTCAGTGCAATTTTTTCCTTCAAGGAACCGATTTCAATTAATTGTTGTGGATTTCAAGAAGCAAATTTTAttcctggagattttttttttcataaatggCAACAGGCTTTTAAGCCCCACTCCTGCAATCTCATTTGAATGAAGGTCCGACTGTGCAAACtgattgctggatcagggtctaaaTGTGTAAAGTTCCAAAACATTCTGAGTTACAGTGttatatgtttataaaatgttttaattaagttTGTTGAGGCTTAGTGAAAAGCAGTTTCCAAACAAAGGGTCTGATTTTGCACACTTTTACTTATGCAAGTAGTTTCAATGACTGCAGGCCAAGCCCTAGCtgaacaaatataaaatatattttgtatagAAAATACTAGtatataaaacattaaaaatcacCTTGTTTCACTTTGTATCAAATATGAACAGCAACTGTTACTCAAGTGAGTTTTGCTTTTTAATACTCTAGTACCCAAATTGTTTCCAAAGagttctgctttcctgaagtgcCAGTAACTGGGGATGCCCAAATTTTGaggaaaagagggggaaaaaaaaagagacacaTACAATCGAGTTCTCATATGATATCATCAGAACAGAGCCTAAGCTGAAGAAAATAATTACATACCTTTTTTCCGCCCTATTAAAGAGGCAAATATGAACAGAAATTAAGAAAACATTGTCAATTCGGTTTTAACCATTGTAGCTCTTTCCTGACTTTTAGAAAGTTCTGAGAGCAGATTTTTTGTCCAACTAGCCCACTTAGGCAGAGGTTGGCATGGGTACGAGCACATTCAATGCACCACCACTTTTAGGTTTCTCTGCTGTAGCAATTCTGTTCAGTTTGTCAACCTGTGTCTGCCAACTGGGTATTTTCTTTGTAGTCATATGACGACGGGCGTGTTTTGTCAAGTGATCACTGCGCATGAAACGACGGTCACACACAGGACAAGCAAACTTCTTCTCTCCAGTATGAGTTCTTCGGTGGCGAGAAAGTTCATCtgagcgggcaaactttttgtcaCAGCCTTCCCAGTTACAGCTGAAAGGTTTTTCTCCTGAATGGATatgagggaaaacaaaacaaggttATTTTTACgataaaaaagaaaatggcttTAAGAACTAATAATTTAGACTCCAGCCTTTCAGACACTTAAGCACATATATAAATTTATGCACACAAGCCCCATaagattaagcatgtgcttaagtggcTGCTATATCAGGGTCTTAGACAATAGTACATTTATTGCTTTTGTTAATTTTctgatttaacattttaaaaaaatgttgccaAACAATTCAGAGTTTAGGGGAGAATATTTTTGCATAAAGCTACAATATCTTTTGACTGTGAACTCTGAGAAATGAACCCCTCTAACACTACTAGAAGTCAGAGGCTGTACCATGTCATTTGAAAGTACTGTAATCTCAAATAAAGTCTTGGATTTGATCTCAATGTCATAATAAAATGCTCAATTCTTCAAAAGAACACAGCAACTCAACTGCTAATAACAATTAAGAACATAATTACTTATATTTTGGATCATTTACTGAGCTATGTTTATCATTAGATTTGGGCAGTTCATCAATTCCACCAAAAAGAAGTTACATTTTATTACTCATGTGGTGTGAAACAGAACTAATATAAGGGATCATCCTGCATTCCTTTCACAAACtaaaacttccattggcttcatgAGCATTTTGGATGCTCAAGGAACATAAGTGTGAGCTCAGAGCTTTAACATCACCTTTGCTAGTTTCTGATTACTATATGTGTATAATACACAGTTGTGCAATTTTAGAGCTATTCTAATAGCAAGTGATCTAATACCCACTTTTACCCAGCGATAAACATTGACTATCCAAAATATACTTACAGATAAATCTGAAAATGTGTGCTCCATTCCACAAGGAAGCACTAGAAAGAATTCTTACATATTAAGAGCTAAGTCCTTCCTCTCTTGCACAAGAtactcttcctctctctcaaaGCAGGAGTAACAGAGGGAAGGGTAGGTCAGCTATTGTTCCCCCTGGCCTTCTGCAAGCTCTGTTTGCTAGTTAAGAATCACAGTTAGGCCAGTGTGCTCCAGTTCCCCTGTATACATGCTGCAGTCTTCATGTTAGAAGGGATGCACACAGCTTCTTTTCAAACCAGAGGAAAGATGTTCTGTAAGGCACACTGCCCTTATCCCTGGGCCATCCTGCACTGCACCAGGATAACTCAGGAACCCACTACGCCAGCCATAAAGGCTCTTCCACACGCCCACACACCCTAAAGGGCAACAAGGAAGGGGAGGATTCTACCTCTGAGTCAGAGATCCCCAATCTGTGGGGCTCATTCCCCTAGGGGGCACCAAGGAACGTTCGGGGAAGCCACGGCTGGGGCCAGGGTCAGCCCTcatggggggtgggatggggggggaagagcACAACCCAGCTTCACTCTTGGGCCTGaccccggctgccagccccacgccTGGGGCTtcgctcccggccccagctccaggGGCACAGACAGAGGTAAGGGCGGGTACtcgaggtaaaaagtttggggaccactgctcaaGTTTCTCGTTTAGGGGAATATCGACTCCCTgaatttaaaaaagataaattgtcAGATTAAGTGGAAATTAAAACCAGATTATGTGCTGAATGTCCATAGAGTTAGACCAAACTCAGGGGAGAACCACGGAAGAAATACATCTTAAAAtaatctcccctgccccctccctccaaaataaacaaatatagcACTCTGGCACCCTTTTAAGGAGAACCCAGCATGCATGACTTGCAACAGACCAGGAtttcagaagggagaggggaattaTTAAAACATACTTggtaaaaatatatttctgctCTGACTGCTCCCCAAAAAACAGTCCACAGGTATTTGTTATGTtcaattttcatttcagtttaacaATTCTATGCACACAGTGGTCACAAACTAAAGCTGATCAGTTTTATTTAACCAACAGTTCTATTACCCAGCACAGTGGAATTCACTACAGCTCAGGACCTGGTGCTCATTCCTTTAGTGAAGTCAGAATgctaaaaaactggaaaaaaaaaacccaattcccTATTATCTTAACAGGTGTATAGAGTGGATTCTGTTCCGTATAGCCTGATGAACCATAAAAAGACAGACACAAAAACTACCTGTAGGATGATGTGTCACAACACCCCCTCTCCAAGAAAACTGGTTTATGTAATTCCTTCAGATCATATTAAATATTGCTCaactcaagtttaaaaaaaaacattttggaccAAGTTTTGCTTTAATTTACACTCTGTGAAAttctactgatgtcagtggagttaatcTGGGAttacattacagaaaaaaattgtcCCTTTTTTGTCTGTCCTTGAAGAATGTCCTCTACTCTCCCACAATATATGGGAAGGTTTCTATGCCACCCACTTACCCCTCTCAGAATCAAAATGCAGAATAACATTCTTCCAACAATACAAGTGAATATTCTTGTAACAAAGGACTTGCCCTCCATACGCACCAGTGTGAGTACGAAGATGGGCTTTGAGGTGGGAACTTTTGAAGTAAGTTTTCCTACAGCCTGGGAAGTTGCAAACGTAATTTCTCCTCCTTGAGAAGTCCATTTGAGGTGCACAGCTTTGACCAGAAGCAATAAAAACTGGTGCAGGAGCAAGAGGCAATAACTTGGTGTTTCCAACAGTCATTAGAGTTTGTTGGCACTGAGGTGTCTGTGCAACAGCAGTCTGTGGAAGAACCAACATAACAGTCCCCTGAGGCACAGAAGATCCCATGAGAACAGGCTGAGAAACTGGGGCTGTTTGGGGTAAAATAGGTTGGACAGTAGTTGCGACTGTCTGTGTAGGGGGTTTTATAAAGGCAGAAATCATACCTCTTTGCCTGTTAAAAGGGATCATTTGGCAGATGACTTGGGGGTTTGAAACAGGGGTAGGTAGCAGCTGGGTGGCTTTTTTCTGTAGGTAGTTGTCACAATTCTTTGGTAAACAAGTCCGCGGTGAAACTGGCCTTATTGGCTGTTGCCCTTTATTGGTAGTGTTACAACTGGAATTGTGCAAATAAGGCTGATGTACTGATGAAGTATCACTAATTAAACCATCAGCAGTATCCATGTCCTGTGAAACTCTGGAATGTCTTCGGTCTTGTGCTTCAGACCAATCTGTGGAAGTGCTGCAATTGCCTGAAGTTACCTTTCTTTTAACTTGCACAGCAGGAATGTGTGGGTAAGCAGAACTATCGCCTGTATGACGTATAACGCTGGTTGCCATGGCCCTGCAAGGCTGAGGGGCAGGTGGCTCAGATATTGCTGACTTCTGACTGGACTGCCTCTCCACGTTTATGACAGATGGTTTGGCTATGGCAGATGCACAGTTTGTAGCAGTGACTACGCAAACAGATGTATTTGCCATGACTGTCCTTGGTTTGGAATAAGTGACTTGTGAAGAAAGGAGCATTGTAGTCGATGGCTCAACAAAatcagggctgtggggtggggtcatacactagaaaaataaaacaaaagtatacaAACATAAAAACAGTCATGTGTTTTCATAGTGGTTATCAaccttactttaaaaataaagaacacaTAATGAAGATCTAGAGTGTAATGAAGAGTCTAAAGACCCATATTTTAGGAAGCTATGACTAAAACATTAACTTCTTATAGAGTGGCTCTTCTGGAAAGTTCAAAAGCCTGCTAGCATCAAGTAAACAGTGATGCAGCCACAATACTGCAGGCATCAGCTCTTTAGGCTCCAACGCCCATTTTCACCCCTCAGCTAATGGATGCATCTATTTAAATGCTGTTCACTGTGCGCTGTTCTTAGAAAACAGGATAGCAATTCATAGTGACATTATACCTGTTTAATTGCAGGTTTGCAATGACCTAaatcttttattaattattattctgtCAGTTGGAAGCTCATCTTGGAATAGATATGTTTGGAACTGCTCTCCCCTCTCTTCTTGAGCcacttctccctcttccctccacTGCTGCTGAGAATTTATGCCTCTTCCCAACACTGCTGCAGAAGAGACCAGCCACTGTTAGGAGATGAGAATGTGACCTATGAGGTCTATCAGCCAGTCATCACCCCCTCTcagtcttcctcctcctttttcctaGACTTTTATTATGCAAATGAACTATCAGGTAAAATGAATTTC
Protein-coding regions in this window:
- the KLF11 gene encoding Krueppel-like factor 11 isoform X1 — protein: MPGDGRVALARDAGLLVGRRRQQAGHLLPGALLSPLPMALPLAPGGTRGRTPSWFACEPGLPLPAPWPGGGRPPWSHRCRRRGAKGEADPRRGTCTRGGPRGSCPGRSGQHSSVAVPAAGGAALRPLLPGHPPSPGSAAAWRSLAGARAPSAGLFCCITLLRSYIRSGRRLRAPRGGEKPRRPLPSGGGAFPPSSPLGSAPGLRQAEQAAAPPLRLLSEQTRPVDIVDIYESIRERQRHDSERSTCSTLEQNDIEAVEALVCMSSWGQRSQKGDLLKIRPLTPISDSGDFTMHAEAASELPKDYHFLSTLCMTPPHSPDFVEPSTTMLLSSQVTYSKPRTVMANTSVCVVTATNCASAIAKPSVINVERQSSQKSAISEPPAPQPCRAMATSVIRHTGDSSAYPHIPAVQVKRKVTSGNCSTSTDWSEAQDRRHSRVSQDMDTADGLISDTSSVHQPYLHNSSCNTTNKGQQPIRPVSPRTCLPKNCDNYLQKKATQLLPTPVSNPQVICQMIPFNRQRGMISAFIKPPTQTVATTVQPILPQTAPVSQPVLMGSSVPQGTVMLVLPQTAVAQTPQCQQTLMTVGNTKLLPLAPAPVFIASGQSCAPQMDFSRRRNYVCNFPGCRKTYFKSSHLKAHLRTHTGAYGGQVLCYKNIHLYCWKNVILHFDSERGEKPFSCNWEGCDKKFARSDELSRHRRTHTGEKKFACPVCDRRFMRSDHLTKHARRHMTTKKIPSWQTQVDKLNRIATAEKPKSGGALNVLVPMPTSA
- the KLF11 gene encoding Krueppel-like factor 11 isoform X6, translating into MPGSEMGEAPAVDIVDIYESIRERQRHDSERSTCSTLEQNDIEAVEALVCMSSWGQRSQKGDLLKIRPLTPISDSGDFTMHAEAASELPKDYHFLSTLCMTPPHSPDFVEPSTTMLLSSQVTYSKPRTVMANTSVCVVTATNCASAIAKPSVINVERQSSQKSAISEPPAPQPCRAMATSVIRHTGDSSAYPHIPAVQVKRKVTSGNCSTSTDWSEAQDRRHSRVSQDMDTADGLISDTSSVHQPYLHNSSCNTTNKGQQPIRPVSPRTCLPKNCDNYLQKKATQLLPTPVSNPQVICQMIPFNRQRGMISAFIKPPTQTVATTVQPILPQTAPVSQPVLMGSSVPQGTVMLVLPQTAVAQTPQCQQTLMTVGNTKLLPLAPAPVFIASGQSCAPQMDFSRRRNYVCNFPGCRKTYFKSSHLKAHLRTHTGEKPFSCNWEGCDKKFARSDELSRHRRTHTGEKKFACPVCDRRFMRSDHLTKHARRHMTTKKIPSWQTQVDKLNRIATAEKPKSGGALNVLVPMPTSA
- the KLF11 gene encoding Krueppel-like factor 11 isoform X7, which produces MSSWGQRSQKGDLLKIRPLTPISDSGDFTMHAEAASELPKDYHFLSTLCMTPPHSPDFVEPSTTMLLSSQVTYSKPRTVMANTSVCVVTATNCASAIAKPSVINVERQSSQKSAISEPPAPQPCRAMATSVIRHTGDSSAYPHIPAVQVKRKVTSGNCSTSTDWSEAQDRRHSRVSQDMDTADGLISDTSSVHQPYLHNSSCNTTNKGQQPIRPVSPRTCLPKNCDNYLQKKATQLLPTPVSNPQVICQMIPFNRQRGMISAFIKPPTQTVATTVQPILPQTAPVSQPVLMGSSVPQGTVMLVLPQTAVAQTPQCQQTLMTVGNTKLLPLAPAPVFIASGQSCAPQMDFSRRRNYVCNFPGCRKTYFKSSHLKAHLRTHTGAYGGQVLCYKNIHLYCWKNVILHFDSERGEKPFSCNWEGCDKKFARSDELSRHRRTHTGEKKFACPVCDRRFMRSDHLTKHARRHMTTKKIPSWQTQVDKLNRIATAEKPKSGGALNVLVPMPTSA
- the KLF11 gene encoding Krueppel-like factor 11 isoform X8 — encoded protein: MTPPHSPDFVEPSTTMLLSSQVTYSKPRTVMANTSVCVVTATNCASAIAKPSVINVERQSSQKSAISEPPAPQPCRAMATSVIRHTGDSSAYPHIPAVQVKRKVTSGNCSTSTDWSEAQDRRHSRVSQDMDTADGLISDTSSVHQPYLHNSSCNTTNKGQQPIRPVSPRTCLPKNCDNYLQKKATQLLPTPVSNPQVICQMIPFNRQRGMISAFIKPPTQTVATTVQPILPQTAPVSQPVLMGSSVPQGTVMLVLPQTAVAQTPQCQQTLMTVGNTKLLPLAPAPVFIASGQSCAPQMDFSRRRNYVCNFPGCRKTYFKSSHLKAHLRTHTGAYGGQVLCYKNIHLYCWKNVILHFDSERGEKPFSCNWEGCDKKFARSDELSRHRRTHTGEKKFACPVCDRRFMRSDHLTKHARRHMTTKKIPSWQTQVDKLNRIATAEKPKSGGALNVLVPMPTSA
- the KLF11 gene encoding Krueppel-like factor 11 isoform X2, producing the protein MPGDGRVALARDAGLLVGRRRQQAGHLLPGALLSPLPMALPLAPGGTRGRTPSWFACEPGLPLPAPWPGGGRPPWSHRCRRRGAKGEADPRRGTCTRGGPRGSCPGRSGQHSSVAVPAAGGAALRPLLPGHPPSPGSAAAWRSLAGARAPSAGLFCCITLLRSYIRSGRRLRAPRGGEKPRRPLPSGGGAFPPSSPLGSAPGLRQAEQAAAPPLRLLSEQTRPVDIVDIYESIRERQRHDSERSTCSTLEQNDIEAVEALVCMSSWGQRSQKGDLLKIRPLTPISDSGDFTMHAEAASELPKDYHFLSTLCMTPPHSPDFVEPSTTMLLSSQVTYSKPRTVMANTSVCVVTATNCASAIAKPSVINVERQSSQKSAISEPPAPQPCRAMATSVIRHTGDSSAYPHIPAVQVKRKVTSGNCSTSTDWSEAQDRRHSRVSQDMDTADGLISDTSSVHQPYLHNSSCNTTNKGQQPIRPVSPRTCLPKNCDNYLQKKATQLLPTPVSNPQVICQMIPFNRQRGMISAFIKPPTQTVATTVQPILPQTAPVSQPVLMGSSVPQGTVMLVLPQTAVAQTPQCQQTLMTVGNTKLLPLAPAPVFIASGQSCAPQMDFSRRRNYVCNFPGCRKTYFKSSHLKAHLRTHTGEKPFSCNWEGCDKKFARSDELSRHRRTHTGEKKFACPVCDRRFMRSDHLTKHARRHMTTKKIPSWQTQVDKLNRIATAEKPKSGGALNVLVPMPTSA